In Parus major isolate Abel chromosome 8, Parus_major1.1, whole genome shotgun sequence, a single window of DNA contains:
- the LOC107207898 gene encoding interleukin-12 receptor subunit beta-2 encodes MAFSWIVPSAIWLVLHFTAESCRRGAVSAPRASGVCAKGTVTASSGQAVPPGTNITVSCRLAAPPGASWCWAAIFLNSSEQIRGQGGSVSKTFLLSSLGKHTFTCKSICGDKAKLVCGMDILAGTPPDEPRNVSCIQFGTKGRPTCTWHKGRLTYLDTAYGIELSNGTDTFCFPQETPNPVFGSGTLSKLDFNSNYTVVVSASNQLGNASSQPLTFMLVDIVKPHPPDFLVEFDDSSATSCSLSWHHEAQAQHYRLRYRPLSSSTWSTVEIFSREKYHLQGLEPDTAYEFQVSCRILPSRGLWSDWSSTQSQTPAAVPAGILDVWYRQQDLGPGHQNLSLFWKVSLVKPQKNPASSEQIRDNVCYGIRVSALYQGRAGQAASLRANSTAQAPSAGPQMFTTPWASGVLVSWEEIPAPQQRGCITAYHIYLHRSSRQGQPEVHAVPAGKVPRSLHIPVLQPGEHHELWMTAATAAGEGPRGNSDSVCLEGAGDWLTLVLVCSFLILSACVCSVPPARKVFQWLLSLLLPQWHSKAIPDPANATWAKSLTATKAELSAPSSPFLPSAFQEPETTPVEESWAEPPEPGDKLLVGSAGSRGHWPREQQLYQRLLLEPEYISSPGPSARSPEPEPEPIPLFPFLPPGPCCQGNLSLEGVKLSGSSFPR; translated from the exons atggcattttcatgGATTGTGCCCTCAGCAATTTGGTTGGTGCTGCACTTCACAGCAG AATcctgcaggagaggggctgtgaGTGCCCCCAGAGCCTCGGGGGTGTGCGCCAAGGGCACGGTGACAGCCAGCAGTGGCCAGGCCGTGCCGCCTGGCACCAACATCACCGTGTCCTgcaggctggcagctcctccaggagccTCCTGGTGCTGGGCAGCGATCTTCCTCAACAGCTCCGAGCAAATCCGAGGGCAGGGAGGCTCCGTCAGCAAAAccttcctgctcagcagcctcGGCAAACACACCTTCACGTGCAAAAGCATCTGTGGAGACAAGGCAAAACTCGTCTGTGGGATGGATATCCTGGCTGGGA CCCCTCCAGACGAGCCCAGGAACGTGTCCTGTATCCAGTTTGGGACAAAGGGCCGTCCCACCTGCACCTGGCACAAAGGAAGGCTCACCTACCTCGACACTGCCTATGGAATAGA gCTCTCCAATGGGACTGACACCTTCTGCTTTCCACAAGAAACTCCCAACCCTGTGTTTGGCTCTGGGACTCTGAGCAAGCTGGATTTTAACTCCAATTACACCGTGGTGGTTTCTGCCTCCAATCAATTAGGAAATGCCTCTTCCCAGCCACTCACCTTCATGTTGGTTGACATAG TGAAGCCACATCCTCCTGACTTTTTGGTGGAATTTGATGATTCTTCTGCCACCAGCTGCAGCCTTTCCTGGCACCACGAGGCACAAGCACAGCACTACAGGCTGAGGTATCgccccctcagcagcagcacctggagcacg GTGGAAATCTTCAGCAGGGAGAAATATCAtctccaggggctggagcctgACACAGCCTACGAGTTCCAGGTGAGCTGCAGGATCCTGCCCAGCCGGGGGCTGTGGAGTGActggagcagcacccagagccaaACTCCAGCAGCAG tgccagctgggATCCTGGATGTCTGGTACCGGCAGCAGGACCTGGGCCCTGGGCACCAGAACCTCTCCCTTTTTTGGAAGGTGAGTTTGGTGAAACCCCAGAAAAACCCAGCCAG CTCAGAGCAGATCCGAGACAACGTCTGCTACGGGATCCGCGTGTCCGCGCTCtaccagggcagggctggccaggcAGCCTCGCTCAGGGCCAACTCCACAGCACAAG CCCCATCAGCCGGGCCCCAGATGTTCACAACGCCCTGGGCCAGCGGTGTCCTGGTGTCCTGGGAGGAgatcccagctccccagcagagGGGCTGCATCACTGCCTACCACATCTACCTGCACAGGAGCTCCAGGCAGGGCCAGCCCGAGGTCCATG CCGTTCCCGCTGGGAAGGTTCCTCGTTCCCTGCACATCCCGGTCCTGCAGCCCGGGGAGCACCACGAGCTCTGGATGACAGCGGCGACAGCGGCCGGGGAGGGCCCCCGGGGCAACAGCGACAGCGTCTGCCTGGAGG GTGCTGGGGACTGGCTGACTCTGGTGCTCGTCTGCAGCTTCCTCATCCTCTCAGCCTGTGTTTGTTCTGTGCCTCCAGCCAGGAAAGT ATTCCagtggctcctgtccctcctcctgccacagtGGCACAGCAAAGCCATTCCTGACCCTGCCAACGCCACGTGGGCCAAGAGCTTAACAGCTACCAAG GCGGAGCTGAGCgctccctccagccccttcctgccCAGCGCCTTCCAAGAGCCCGAAACGACCCCGGTGGAGGAGAGTTGGGCTGAGCCCCCCGAGCCTGGGGACAAACTGCTGGTGGGCAGCGCTGGCAGCAGGGGACACTGGCCACGGGAGCAGCAGCTCtaccagaggctgctgctggagcccgAGTACATCTCCAGCCCCGGCCCCTCCGCACGGAGCCCCGAGCCCGAGCCCGAGCCCATTCCCCTCTTCCCGTTCCTGCCCCCCGGGCCCTGCTGCCAAGGGAATCTGAGTCTGGAGGGAGTGAAACTCAGCGGCAGCTCCTTCCCGAGGTAG